Proteins encoded by one window of Hymenobacter sp. J193:
- a CDS encoding carboxylesterase/lipase family protein — translation MAGDGSEPRYDGESMARRGIVMVTVNYRLGVFGFLAHPELTQEPGAQGSGNYGLLDQQAALRWVQQNIAAFGGDPARVTIGGESAGSVSVSAQMVAPGSRGLFVRAIGESGSMLSQGRSPEPQPDAERKGAAFGSSLGAASLTALRALPALELLQAAGQPGAPRFGPVLDGSFLPQSPAAVFAAGSQARVPLLVGWNSQEVTYHSLLGTDPPTVASFQRAVQRLYGPQAAEIFRLYPATTDAEAEQAATDLACDRFTVYSTWKWADLHGQTSSQPVYRYIFARPRPALVAELSDVTPGLAGGLLKNTVAPKPALSPARGAVHAAEIEYALGNLATNKAFAWEKADYQVSEQFQAYLVNFIKTGNPNGPRLPAWPAANSPRQGGQVLRLDVRPRAEPEPHRERYLFLDQVNR, via the coding sequence GGGAGAGCATGGCCCGCCGCGGCATTGTCATGGTCACCGTCAACTACCGCCTCGGCGTGTTCGGCTTCCTGGCCCACCCCGAGCTGACACAGGAGCCCGGTGCGCAGGGCTCCGGCAACTATGGGCTGCTCGACCAGCAGGCGGCCCTGCGCTGGGTGCAGCAGAATATTGCCGCGTTTGGTGGCGACCCCGCCCGCGTGACCATCGGCGGGGAGTCGGCGGGGTCCGTGTCGGTTAGCGCTCAAATGGTGGCGCCTGGCTCGCGGGGCCTGTTTGTGCGGGCCATCGGGGAAAGCGGCTCCATGCTCAGCCAGGGCCGCAGCCCGGAGCCGCAGCCTGATGCCGAGCGCAAGGGAGCAGCCTTTGGCAGCAGCCTGGGCGCCGCCTCGCTGACGGCGCTGCGGGCCTTGCCCGCCCTGGAGTTACTGCAAGCGGCCGGACAGCCCGGTGCCCCGCGCTTCGGGCCGGTGCTCGACGGCAGTTTTCTCCCCCAAAGCCCGGCTGCCGTTTTCGCCGCCGGAAGTCAGGCCCGGGTGCCGCTGCTGGTGGGCTGGAACTCCCAGGAAGTCACCTACCATTCCCTGCTGGGTACCGATCCGCCCACGGTAGCCAGCTTTCAGCGGGCCGTGCAGCGCCTGTATGGCCCGCAGGCCGCCGAAATATTCCGCCTATACCCCGCCACCACCGATGCCGAAGCCGAGCAGGCGGCTACCGACCTGGCCTGTGACCGGTTCACCGTGTACAGCACCTGGAAGTGGGCCGACTTACACGGGCAGACCAGTAGCCAGCCGGTGTACCGCTACATCTTCGCCCGGCCCCGGCCGGCATTGGTGGCCGAGCTGAGCGACGTGACGCCTGGCCTAGCGGGTGGGCTGCTAAAAAATACGGTAGCCCCAAAGCCGGCCCTTTCACCCGCGCGTGGGGCCGTGCACGCGGCCGAAATTGAGTACGCCCTGGGCAATCTGGCGACAAATAAGGCATTTGCCTGGGAAAAAGCCGATTACCAGGTCTCAGAGCAGTTTCAGGCCTATTTAGTCAATTTCATCAAAACCGGTAACCCCAACGGCCCTCGCCTCCCGGCCTGGCCCGCCGCCAATTCTCCCAGGCAAGGTGGGCAGGTGCTGCGCCTGGACGTGCGTCCCCGCGCTGAGCCCGAGCCTCATCGGGAGCGGTACCTGTTCCTGGATCAGGTAAATCGATAA
- a CDS encoding phosphoheptose isomerase produces the protein MQDPLTSKEQLFSQVEQQLSQQGFIIERQDYTRPWGGFFVIDESQAQQFADTYFDGLAADSLRIAGKLSPKILVVAPHQRLSWQYHHRRAEIWRVVQGPVGVVTSPTDEEGPLNSYSVGEQIILSQGERHRLVGLATWGILAEIWQHTHAQHPSDEDDIVRVQDDFGR, from the coding sequence ATGCAAGACCCATTAACCTCCAAAGAACAGCTTTTCTCTCAAGTTGAGCAGCAACTTAGCCAACAAGGGTTCATTATTGAGCGACAGGACTACACGCGGCCCTGGGGTGGCTTCTTTGTCATCGACGAAAGTCAGGCTCAGCAGTTCGCCGATACTTACTTTGATGGCCTGGCCGCGGACTCGCTGCGTATTGCCGGGAAGCTAAGCCCCAAAATTCTCGTCGTGGCACCGCACCAGCGCCTTTCGTGGCAGTATCACCACCGGCGGGCCGAAATCTGGCGCGTGGTGCAAGGGCCGGTAGGTGTGGTAACCAGCCCTACCGATGAGGAAGGCCCGCTGAACAGCTACTCAGTTGGGGAGCAGATTATTCTGAGCCAGGGCGAGCGGCACCGCCTCGTGGGACTCGCTACCTGGGGCATCCTGGCCGAAATTTGGCAGCACACCCACGCGCAGCACCCTTCCGACGAGGATGACATCGTGCGGGTACAGGATGACTTCGGGCGGTAA
- a CDS encoding tyrosine-type recombinase/integrase, with the protein MENSSSLPVVVPTRHHSLVELPPSVARYVEAGLHGAENTKRGYAADLRSFQDYCEHHQVPHLPAEVTTVAGYVSQMADRGLKLATIRRHVAAIAKLHQLAGQPSPTGHEALQVVLDGIARVVGKRQRQAPAFTVAELKQAIRAMNVTTPTGLRDRALLLLGFAGAFRRSELVALNVEDVELTRQALVIHLRQSKTNQYGLEEDKAVFYSPSADFCPVRAVQEWIEYLGWSTGPLFTRMSRGNKDRPAQPSNHRLTDQSVNDLVQRHLGVTYTAHSLRASFVTIAVEAGQSNKAIKNQTKQKTDAMIERYARLDDVKRFNAAQHLGL; encoded by the coding sequence ATGGAAAATTCGTCTTCACTGCCCGTCGTCGTGCCTACCCGCCACCACTCGTTGGTTGAGCTACCCCCTTCGGTCGCTCGCTACGTCGAGGCTGGCTTGCATGGGGCCGAGAATACCAAACGTGGCTATGCGGCCGACCTGCGCAGCTTCCAGGATTACTGCGAGCATCACCAGGTACCTCACTTACCGGCCGAAGTGACGACGGTGGCGGGCTACGTGTCGCAGATGGCAGACCGCGGCCTGAAGCTGGCGACCATCCGGCGGCACGTGGCGGCTATTGCCAAGCTGCACCAGTTGGCGGGTCAGCCTTCGCCCACCGGCCATGAGGCGTTGCAGGTGGTGCTCGATGGTATTGCCCGCGTCGTGGGCAAGCGGCAGCGGCAGGCGCCGGCCTTCACCGTGGCGGAGCTGAAGCAGGCTATCCGGGCAATGAATGTGACCACGCCGACCGGGCTGCGGGACCGCGCATTGCTGCTATTGGGCTTTGCGGGGGCTTTTCGCCGCTCGGAGCTGGTAGCGCTTAATGTTGAGGACGTGGAGTTGACCCGGCAGGCGTTGGTGATTCACCTGCGCCAGAGCAAGACCAACCAGTATGGCTTGGAGGAAGATAAAGCAGTATTTTACTCTCCTAGTGCGGATTTCTGCCCTGTACGGGCAGTGCAGGAATGGATTGAATACCTTGGTTGGAGTACCGGACCTTTGTTTACGCGCATGAGTCGGGGAAACAAAGACCGCCCCGCTCAACCCAGCAACCATCGGTTAACGGACCAAAGCGTAAATGATCTGGTCCAACGCCATCTTGGAGTAACGTATACTGCTCACTCTCTTCGCGCATCTTTTGTAACGATTGCCGTTGAGGCAGGCCAGTCAAACAAGGCCATCAAGAATCAGACAAAGCAAAAAACGGATGCAATGATTGAGCGGTATGCCCGCCTCGATGACGTGAAACGGTTTAATGCAGCACAACACCTGGGGTTATAG
- a CDS encoding TonB-dependent receptor — MANFTRYVCQALLLGIVTSSASRAQGALAMASARSAGSTQASSHASLETLEEFLQELKATYKVTFLYRSQLTVGKSLPRYDLTAASLPQALGHATKHSGLRFEPLEGAVYVIVPDGAASQAAEQAPTTASMPQSIPGTALPQDTRATRFAAVADVTVSGRVTNSAGEGLPGVTIVVKGTTQGQATNVDGSFSLTVPEGSVLVFSSVGMVNREVTVTGPVSDMTIRLETDSKALGEVVVVAYGTQQKANVTGAINTVSAATLENRPVTTVAQALQGSAPNLTIQQSSAEPGAGLNINIRGVGTLGNASPLIIVDGIAGSLNALNPNDIESVTVLKDAASAAIYGSRGANGVLLVTTKQGALNQKPVVNYNTLVGMQAPNFQRKPVSGLEFMQLKNEALVNSGQSPQFSPQTMRDFAARGDYEWHLNRVIREQALQQNHNLSLSGSGGQTRYLLSLGYVDQNSLFYGDNYGFKRLNTRLNLTTQVTERLKVGGIFTYAHVGTREHAFDSQWIISDAARIPRIYPVQDEQGNYVTPATSTSNSVNRLVNGGLRTNSNDNGYANLNAEFEIIKGLKLRGLVGGDLWNYQMDEFRRSLEYVTLDGSPTAGGDGNNAVRNNHERTLLTNYQATLNYDLNLSEKHSVQALAGYSTENFNVARSGISVLNVPGNNFGVVSNGTAFAGNGVYGNNEEWALNSVFGRLNYAFADKYLLEGSFRYDGSSRFASESRWGFFPSVSVGWRPLEENFLDFLQTSVSDLKVRASLGQLGNQNIGLYRYLSTISLAPGIYSFGGQAVPGNFFNTANRDITWETSTMGNIGLDAGFLQNALTVSVDMFDKRTSDILIDLPVAGVFGAGAPTQNAASVRNQGWEVALTYRQRTDRGYNHSLTLNAADSRNTVTNTRGVETIRGGDATNIIREGFPINSYFGYRSAGLYQTPEDAASGPQPDFVAPGSVRPGDIRYVDRNGDGRINQDDRFILGNPFPRYTFGATYSADYKGFDLLVFVQGVGKRSLYIRGEGVEAFHNNWENVYTQHLDRWTPTNADASYPRLTIGTASTNNIQGSDYWLRNAAYARLKNVQLGYSLPATLTQKVGIQRLRLFASGQDLYTISKLKKIGYDPEVSEFSESIGFGGGGGSSSGRVYPAVRVVSLGLDVSF, encoded by the coding sequence ATGGCAAACTTTACTCGTTATGTATGCCAGGCGCTGCTGTTGGGCATTGTAACCAGCAGTGCTAGTCGGGCTCAGGGAGCCCTGGCCATGGCCTCGGCCCGCTCGGCTGGCTCTACGCAGGCCAGCAGCCATGCCAGCCTGGAAACACTGGAAGAATTTCTACAGGAGCTGAAAGCCACTTACAAGGTCACTTTCTTATACCGCAGTCAACTCACTGTTGGAAAGTCGCTGCCCCGGTACGATTTGACCGCGGCTTCGCTGCCCCAGGCGCTGGGCCACGCCACCAAGCATAGTGGACTGCGCTTTGAGCCGCTTGAGGGCGCTGTCTACGTTATCGTTCCGGATGGTGCCGCAAGTCAGGCCGCAGAACAGGCGCCTACTACTGCCTCCATGCCGCAATCGATTCCGGGTACAGCTCTTCCGCAGGATACCCGTGCTACCAGGTTTGCCGCAGTGGCGGACGTAACCGTATCGGGCCGCGTTACCAACAGCGCGGGCGAAGGGCTGCCGGGGGTGACTATCGTTGTGAAGGGTACCACCCAGGGACAGGCGACGAATGTCGACGGCAGCTTCTCGCTGACCGTGCCCGAGGGCAGCGTGCTGGTTTTCAGCTCCGTGGGCATGGTCAACCGTGAGGTAACCGTCACCGGTCCGGTTTCGGACATGACTATTCGCCTGGAAACCGACAGCAAAGCGCTGGGTGAGGTGGTAGTGGTGGCCTACGGCACGCAGCAGAAGGCCAACGTGACGGGCGCTATCAACACGGTGTCGGCGGCAACGCTGGAAAACCGGCCAGTGACGACGGTGGCGCAGGCCCTGCAAGGCTCGGCACCTAACCTGACTATTCAGCAAAGCAGCGCCGAACCGGGCGCCGGGCTGAATATCAACATCCGGGGGGTAGGCACCTTGGGGAATGCCTCACCGCTGATTATCGTCGACGGTATTGCCGGCTCGCTCAACGCGCTCAATCCCAACGACATTGAGAGCGTGACGGTGCTGAAAGACGCCGCCTCGGCCGCCATCTACGGCTCCCGCGGCGCCAACGGCGTATTACTGGTTACGACCAAGCAGGGCGCGCTGAACCAGAAGCCCGTGGTTAACTATAATACGCTGGTGGGCATGCAGGCCCCAAACTTTCAGCGCAAGCCGGTGAGCGGCCTGGAGTTCATGCAGCTCAAGAACGAGGCCCTGGTTAACTCCGGGCAGTCGCCTCAGTTCTCGCCCCAAACCATGCGCGACTTCGCCGCCCGCGGCGACTACGAGTGGCACCTGAACCGGGTAATCCGCGAGCAGGCCCTGCAGCAAAACCACAACCTGAGTTTGAGCGGCAGCGGGGGACAAACGCGCTACCTGCTTTCGCTGGGCTATGTGGACCAGAACAGCCTGTTCTACGGCGACAACTACGGCTTTAAGCGCCTGAACACCCGCCTCAACCTCACGACCCAGGTAACGGAGCGGCTCAAGGTGGGCGGCATCTTTACCTACGCCCACGTGGGTACCCGCGAGCATGCTTTTGACTCACAGTGGATTATCAGCGACGCGGCCCGCATCCCGCGCATCTACCCCGTGCAGGACGAGCAGGGCAACTACGTAACGCCGGCCACCTCTACCAGCAACTCGGTGAACCGCCTCGTGAATGGCGGGCTGCGCACGAATTCCAACGACAACGGCTACGCCAACCTGAACGCTGAATTTGAGATAATAAAAGGCCTGAAGCTGCGCGGCTTAGTCGGTGGCGACCTGTGGAACTACCAGATGGACGAGTTTCGGCGCAGCCTAGAGTACGTGACGCTTGACGGCTCGCCCACGGCTGGCGGCGACGGCAACAACGCGGTGCGCAACAACCACGAGCGTACGCTGCTTACCAACTACCAGGCAACGCTTAACTACGACCTGAACCTAAGCGAAAAGCACTCGGTACAGGCCCTGGCAGGCTATTCGACTGAGAATTTCAACGTAGCCCGCTCAGGTATCAGCGTGCTGAATGTGCCGGGCAACAACTTTGGGGTAGTCAGCAATGGCACGGCCTTCGCCGGCAACGGCGTGTACGGCAACAATGAGGAGTGGGCCCTGAACTCGGTGTTCGGCCGCCTCAACTACGCTTTCGCCGATAAGTACCTGCTGGAAGGAAGCTTCCGCTACGACGGCTCGTCGCGCTTTGCCAGCGAAAGCCGCTGGGGCTTCTTCCCGTCGGTTTCGGTGGGCTGGCGCCCGCTGGAGGAGAACTTCCTCGACTTTCTGCAGACCTCGGTTTCGGACCTGAAGGTGCGCGCCTCCCTGGGCCAGCTGGGCAACCAGAACATCGGCCTTTACCGCTATTTGAGCACCATCAGCCTGGCGCCGGGCATTTACTCCTTCGGCGGACAGGCGGTACCGGGCAACTTCTTCAACACTGCCAACCGCGACATCACCTGGGAAACGTCCACGATGGGCAACATCGGCCTCGACGCCGGCTTCCTGCAGAACGCGCTGACGGTTAGCGTGGACATGTTCGACAAGCGCACCAGCGACATTCTCATCGACCTGCCCGTGGCCGGCGTGTTCGGCGCGGGTGCTCCCACCCAGAACGCGGCTAGCGTGCGCAACCAGGGCTGGGAAGTCGCCCTGACGTACCGGCAGCGTACGGACCGCGGCTACAACCACAGCCTTACCCTGAATGCCGCTGACAGCCGCAACACCGTCACCAATACCCGGGGCGTAGAAACGATTCGTGGCGGCGATGCCACCAACATCATCCGCGAGGGCTTCCCGATCAATTCCTACTTTGGCTACCGCTCGGCGGGCCTCTACCAGACCCCAGAAGATGCCGCCTCGGGCCCTCAACCCGACTTCGTAGCCCCCGGCTCGGTGCGGCCCGGCGACATCCGCTACGTGGACCGCAACGGCGACGGCCGCATCAACCAGGACGACCGGTTTATTCTTGGCAACCCGTTCCCGCGCTACACCTTTGGGGCCACGTACTCAGCCGACTACAAGGGCTTTGACCTGCTGGTATTCGTGCAGGGCGTGGGCAAGCGCAGCCTCTACATCCGCGGCGAGGGCGTGGAAGCCTTCCACAACAACTGGGAAAACGTGTACACCCAGCACCTGGACCGCTGGACGCCTACCAACGCCGACGCCTCCTACCCCCGCCTGACCATTGGCACGGCTTCGACCAACAACATCCAGGGCTCCGACTACTGGCTGCGCAACGCGGCGTATGCCCGTCTCAAGAACGTGCAGCTGGGCTACTCCCTGCCTGCGACGTTAACCCAAAAAGTCGGCATTCAGCGGCTGCGGCTCTTTGCCTCGGGCCAGGATCTGTACACCATCAGCAAGCTGAAGAAAATCGGGTATGACCCCGAAGTCTCGGAGTTCAGCGAGAGCATCGGCTTCGGTGGTGGCGGCGGCAGCAGCAGCGGCCGTGTGTATCCGGCCGTGCGGGTGGTTTCCCTGGGCCTCGACGTTTCCTTCTAA
- a CDS encoding FecR family protein, whose protein sequence is MDFTRYSVEDFVLDESFQEFVADADSEAGIFWQAWLTEHPQQQAAAGEAYALVQALSPAKPYPVPAGLKQQELLRLRLRLQQAPVVRPRLRVQRRARLLWLSTLTLALLTVVGWWQWSRPGTSADSLARFTTANGQRRTIILPDSSVVTLNANSTLTTAGQWAANSPREVWLTGEAYFQVSHRATRLVSDIRSAPANVKFVVHAGELAISVVGTQFDVNSRPGATKVVLRSGKVIVDRQAGLTRENLAMQPGDLVETSDARPALTRRRVKPDHYSAWTQDWLRFRATPVREIVQLLRSSYNLRVEVSDPSILSQEITGDVPANSLEVLLPALAKALDVQVTRTGNTVRFHPSNH, encoded by the coding sequence ATGGATTTTACACGCTACTCAGTCGAAGATTTCGTACTCGATGAGTCGTTCCAGGAATTCGTTGCCGATGCCGACTCCGAGGCGGGTATCTTCTGGCAGGCCTGGCTTACAGAGCACCCGCAGCAGCAGGCTGCTGCCGGCGAGGCATATGCCCTGGTGCAGGCCCTGAGCCCGGCAAAACCCTACCCGGTGCCGGCTGGCTTAAAGCAACAGGAGCTGCTGCGTCTGCGCCTGCGGTTGCAGCAAGCGCCGGTGGTTCGGCCCCGGCTGCGCGTTCAGCGGCGGGCTCGTTTGCTCTGGCTCAGCACCCTCACCCTGGCCCTGCTGACAGTTGTTGGCTGGTGGCAATGGTCACGGCCTGGCACAAGCGCCGATTCCCTGGCGCGTTTCACAACGGCCAACGGCCAGCGCCGCACCATAATCCTGCCCGATAGCTCGGTGGTGACGCTGAACGCCAACTCTACCCTGACAACTGCGGGCCAGTGGGCGGCTAACTCTCCGCGCGAAGTGTGGCTCACCGGTGAAGCCTATTTCCAGGTAAGCCACCGGGCAACCCGCCTAGTCAGCGACATCCGGTCGGCTCCGGCCAACGTCAAGTTTGTCGTGCATGCCGGGGAGCTGGCTATTTCGGTGGTGGGCACTCAGTTTGATGTAAACAGCCGGCCCGGGGCCACTAAGGTGGTGCTTCGGTCGGGTAAGGTAATTGTGGACCGCCAAGCCGGTCTGACTCGCGAAAACCTGGCCATGCAGCCCGGCGACCTGGTAGAAACCTCCGATGCCCGGCCGGCCCTGACGCGGCGCCGGGTAAAGCCCGACCACTATTCGGCCTGGACCCAGGACTGGCTGCGGTTCAGGGCCACTCCGGTACGCGAAATCGTGCAGCTGCTGCGCAGTTCCTACAACCTGCGGGTAGAGGTCAGCGACCCGTCCATTCTCAGTCAGGAAATCACGGGCGACGTGCCGGCAAACTCGCTCGAAGTGCTGTTGCCGGCGCTGGCGAAAGCGCTTGATGTTCAGGTTACCAGAACCGGAAACACGGTGCGCTTTCATCCATCAAATCACTGA
- a CDS encoding transposase, translating into MQQKRYSSDLTERQWAKLAPLLVVQRTSKWPLRAVVNGIFYVLKNGCVWRDVPADFPPWPTVYYYFTKWTADGSWQRVSACLTIEARERAKKMPSPPRPSSTAKA; encoded by the coding sequence ATGCAGCAAAAGCGTTACAGTTCGGATCTAACGGAGCGTCAGTGGGCAAAGCTGGCGCCGTTGCTGGTGGTGCAGCGCACGAGCAAGTGGCCGTTGCGAGCGGTAGTAAACGGCATTTTCTACGTGCTCAAGAACGGCTGCGTGTGGCGCGACGTGCCGGCGGACTTTCCACCCTGGCCGACGGTGTACTACTATTTCACCAAGTGGACAGCGGATGGCAGCTGGCAACGGGTCAGTGCTTGTTTGACGATTGAGGCCCGGGAGCGGGCAAAAAAAATGCCCAGCCCACCGAGGCCATCCTCGACAGCCAAAGCGTGA
- a CDS encoding RNA polymerase sigma factor: MSSLDASLWDDFRTGNEQAFERIFLGYYEDLYGYGMRLSRDEELVKDAIQNLFQRLWQRRAQLGTVAVLKPYLFKALRHQIADELAAEQRRSKLSDDYEAEFQVQYSPEDFLIAQQLSAERQAELLLAINQLNNRQREALHLKFFDGFAYDRIADIMALHPQSVRNLVHQAITRLRQALPPLCLAGLSGQWLFVNKLEIINLLFC, from the coding sequence ATGTCTTCGCTTGATGCCTCGTTGTGGGATGATTTCCGTACGGGCAATGAACAAGCGTTTGAGCGCATTTTCCTGGGCTACTACGAGGACCTGTATGGCTACGGCATGCGGCTTAGCCGAGACGAGGAGCTGGTAAAAGATGCCATCCAAAACCTTTTTCAGCGCCTCTGGCAGCGCCGGGCGCAGCTGGGCACCGTTGCTGTGCTCAAGCCGTACTTATTTAAGGCCCTGCGCCACCAGATAGCCGACGAGCTGGCCGCCGAGCAGCGCCGCAGCAAGCTATCCGACGACTATGAAGCCGAGTTTCAGGTGCAGTACTCACCCGAAGACTTCCTGATTGCGCAGCAGCTCTCGGCCGAGCGGCAGGCGGAATTGCTACTGGCAATCAATCAACTCAACAACCGCCAGCGCGAAGCCTTGCACCTCAAGTTTTTTGATGGCTTTGCCTACGACCGGATTGCCGACATTATGGCCCTGCATCCGCAGTCGGTGCGCAACTTGGTTCACCAAGCCATTACGCGGCTGCGGCAAGCCCTTCCCCCCTTGTGCCTGGCGGGACTTTCCGGGCAGTGGCTGTTCGTGAATAAGTTGGAAATTATAAATTTATTGTTTTGCTAG
- a CDS encoding transposase encodes MKNTATSTRCVGYDAGKCIKGRKRFFLVDTLGNLLACCVVAAHCHDGASTARFWDALALDNELLDRLQIVFVDGGFGRCFRQHLAGRGVLAQVPKGVVADKGRFFIHTKRWVVERSIAWAGNNRRLAKDYERKTQHANAWLYLANIRRLTKLT; translated from the coding sequence GTGAAAAACACGGCCACCAGTACGCGTTGCGTGGGCTACGACGCGGGCAAATGCATCAAGGGCCGCAAGCGCTTTTTCCTGGTGGATACGCTGGGCAACCTGCTCGCCTGCTGCGTGGTCGCCGCCCACTGCCACGACGGCGCCAGCACGGCCCGCTTCTGGGACGCACTGGCGCTGGACAACGAACTACTTGACCGGCTGCAGATCGTGTTCGTGGACGGCGGCTTTGGCCGCTGCTTTCGCCAGCACCTGGCGGGCCGGGGTGTACTGGCGCAGGTACCCAAGGGCGTAGTGGCCGACAAAGGCCGTTTTTTTATCCACACCAAGCGCTGGGTGGTGGAGCGCAGCATTGCCTGGGCCGGCAACAACCGCCGCTTGGCCAAAGACTACGAACGGAAAACGCAGCATGCCAACGCCTGGCTCTACCTAGCCAACATCCGACGACTCACCAAGCTAACTTAA
- a CDS encoding RagB/SusD family nutrient uptake outer membrane protein: protein MNRNFRYSLLLGLGLSMGLSSCQDLDIAPTDRPTDATFWTQPADAANVLATAYENLYNSEYFFFNEVLSDNAFNVSDVNGSNSRNIAQGAYGTNQQRITNEWGYHYTGIRKSNVLLAHIDEIPSIDAGLKARYIGEARALRAFHYFQLLTWYGDVPLVTTEIGVTEAQQVTRTPRAQVLDFVLKELDEAAAALPVNTAYAVADRGRFTKGAALALKARVLLYESRWAEVTTLTEQLMSGAVGTYSLFPSYTGVFAPSNEGNNEVMLDLQYLVPTRTHSEQRLFIPRTEGKLITAIAPTQELVNDYIMANGQAISEVGSGYSEETPYAGRDPRFGATIVHDGYVWRRPDGSTITIRTVPGTGDNSVDRSDASPTGYYSAKYFDPTADANLNSGLNLILIRYADVLLMHAEAKNEQNQLTAADWDRTIGVLRRRAGFTAAGALNFPAGSQESLRSIVRRERRTELAMEGLRIFDIRRWRTAETVLTGYVHGIKAGSSGVDNGYLRVDQRTFDPSRHYLWPVPQRERDINPNLSQNPGW from the coding sequence ATGAACCGTAATTTTCGCTACTCGCTGCTGCTGGGATTGGGGCTGAGCATGGGCCTGTCGTCCTGCCAGGACCTGGACATAGCCCCGACCGACCGGCCCACCGACGCCACGTTCTGGACGCAGCCGGCCGACGCGGCCAACGTGCTGGCCACCGCTTACGAGAACCTTTACAACAGTGAGTACTTCTTCTTCAACGAGGTGCTGTCTGATAATGCCTTCAACGTCAGCGACGTGAATGGCTCCAACTCGCGCAACATTGCCCAGGGCGCTTACGGCACCAACCAGCAGCGCATCACCAACGAGTGGGGCTACCACTACACCGGCATTCGCAAGTCCAACGTGCTGCTGGCCCACATCGATGAAATTCCCAGCATCGACGCCGGGCTCAAGGCCCGCTACATCGGTGAGGCCCGCGCCCTGCGCGCCTTCCACTACTTTCAGCTCCTGACCTGGTACGGGGACGTGCCGCTGGTAACCACGGAAATCGGCGTGACCGAGGCCCAGCAAGTCACCCGCACCCCGCGCGCGCAGGTGCTGGACTTCGTGCTGAAAGAGCTGGATGAAGCCGCCGCGGCGCTGCCCGTGAATACAGCCTATGCCGTCGCCGACCGGGGCCGCTTCACCAAGGGAGCCGCCCTGGCCCTGAAGGCCCGGGTGCTGCTCTACGAGAGCCGCTGGGCCGAGGTAACCACCCTAACCGAGCAGCTTATGAGCGGCGCGGTGGGCACCTACAGCCTGTTTCCGAGCTACACGGGGGTATTTGCGCCCAGCAACGAGGGCAACAACGAAGTGATGCTGGACCTGCAGTACCTGGTTCCGACCCGAACGCACTCCGAGCAACGCTTGTTTATTCCGCGCACTGAGGGCAAGCTCATTACCGCCATTGCCCCCACACAGGAGCTGGTGAACGACTACATCATGGCCAATGGCCAAGCCATATCCGAGGTCGGCTCCGGCTACAGCGAGGAAACGCCCTACGCAGGGCGTGACCCCCGCTTCGGGGCTACCATCGTGCATGACGGCTACGTGTGGCGGCGGCCCGATGGGTCAACCATTACCATCCGCACCGTGCCCGGCACCGGCGACAACTCCGTGGACCGCTCCGACGCCAGCCCGACCGGCTACTACTCGGCCAAGTACTTTGACCCCACCGCTGATGCCAACCTGAACTCCGGCCTGAACCTGATTCTGATTCGCTACGCCGACGTGCTGCTCATGCACGCCGAGGCCAAGAACGAGCAGAACCAGCTGACGGCCGCCGACTGGGACCGTACCATTGGGGTACTACGACGTCGGGCCGGCTTTACGGCCGCCGGCGCCCTGAACTTCCCGGCCGGCAGCCAGGAGAGCCTGCGTTCCATTGTACGCCGCGAGCGGCGCACTGAGCTGGCGATGGAAGGCCTGCGCATCTTCGACATCCGCCGGTGGCGCACGGCCGAAACCGTTCTCACCGGCTATGTACACGGCATCAAGGCCGGTAGCTCTGGGGTAGACAACGGCTACCTGCGCGTCGATCAACGCACCTTCGACCCGTCCCGACACTACCTCTGGCCGGTGCCCCAGCGGGAGCGTGATATCAACCCCAACTTAAGTCAAAACCCGGGCTGGTAG